From the genome of Chloroflexota bacterium, one region includes:
- a CDS encoding DUF5615 family PIN-like protein, with the protein MPGLGIRLFADEMVNPRVASVLARMGYDIESCQWAGRANQWISDESQLQYATDQGRAILTFNVGDFLRLDQRWKTLGRRHAGIVVAEQVLPLPELIRRVQLHLDSVHPETQENAVLELAR; encoded by the coding sequence ATGCCCGGTCTTGGCATCCGCCTCTTCGCCGACGAAATGGTGAATCCACGCGTGGCATCGGTCCTGGCCCGGATGGGCTACGACATCGAGAGTTGCCAGTGGGCCGGCCGCGCAAATCAGTGGATCTCGGACGAGTCGCAGTTGCAGTATGCAACCGATCAGGGGCGCGCCATTCTCACGTTCAATGTCGGAGACTTCCTGCGCCTGGATCAGCGTTGGAAAACCCTGGGACGTCGGCACGCAGGTATCGTGGTTGCCGAGCAAGTGCTGCCGCTCCCAGAGCTTATCCGTCGTGTGCAGTTGCACCTCGACTCTGTACATCCCGAGACGCAGGAGAATGCAGTCCTTGAGTTGGCTCGCTAG
- a CDS encoding DUF433 domain-containing protein, with product MIERSHQDRHALIAEYPDINGGYPVIAMTRIAVRLVVEAFRQLGNVDETVEAFPQLRSEQVAAALAYYEQYPQRVNEDTERNARALNALRAR from the coding sequence ATGATCGAGCGCAGCCACCAAGATCGTCACGCATTGATCGCGGAGTACCCTGACATCAATGGCGGCTACCCGGTCATCGCGATGACCAGAATTGCCGTGCGGCTCGTCGTGGAAGCGTTCCGGCAGCTTGGCAATGTTGATGAGACGGTGGAAGCCTTCCCTCAACTGCGATCCGAGCAGGTGGCAGCAGCCCTGGCCTACTACGAGCAATATCCTCAGCGCGTTAACGAGGACACAGAGCGGAACGCAAGGGCGCTGAACGCACTACGCGCTCGCTGA
- a CDS encoding AMP-binding protein encodes MLLSAARDDLESEAAMFTHLYEVVRQRAVAWPNAIALGSQQGLLWKTVDSRQLLDLTDRLADELAQRGIREGDRVITWLPSSWQTPIYLFACWKLGAIVVPFDREMNQDAAARIVERVEPRLIVVDGQEPPAWAPDDLSVTWWEPGSRGGTASGPWTQPAEALAAIFFTSGTTGNPKGCMISHSNLTSQLVGAADVIPLDTDCRLASILPLSHLFEMTCGMLYPISRGSAIHYVPSRRGPDILRVLQEQAITHMVAVPQLLTIMGQTLDGQLREKLPAPVYTALFKLADRLPFGARRKLFFPIHKKMGGSMRLFAAGGAALPAETQRLWEKMGVRVVQGYGTSECSPIIAGSLSDGSTPVGSVGRPLRGVSVRLTPEGELQAHGPNVMRGYWKDPERTAEVLHDGWYSTGDLARIDEQGNIFLAGRAKELIVLPSGLNVWPEDVETALKADAAVKDAAIIGVPTAGGGMVLHAYLIPASEAERQRDVSPIVAAANGRLAQHQRVATASWWPDPDFPRTSTLKVRRHLLPLPEAVQATAIDSTLAADDPVGQAVATVAKVPSVTDAQTLGELGLDSLAMLDLGLALEDKTGKAVGESDLTLDMTVAQVRETLAKAPPVGAGSGGAPRRGSERINASQPLWPYTWGRVFRGLRFPLTLAYRTWVTKTVVLGEEHLTGLPQRLILAGTHHAHADEPLVRTALAKTPAAASLSNRLVVAARANAFDTMPGPAAWYAILALGLYPLRQYGEQDVSLRVLARLVQGGNPLLIFPQGRHTPPSEERAGLASAVFKPGVGHLAAALDAAVLPFGLAGTEGVMPEDEHLKPWFMVGDTPILIRKGPLAIAFGAPLRLEPGESPVHFTQRLQDASFALTRQAEAALSR; translated from the coding sequence GTGTTGCTGTCCGCTGCGCGCGACGATCTGGAGTCGGAAGCGGCGATGTTCACGCACCTGTACGAAGTTGTCCGGCAGCGTGCCGTGGCCTGGCCCAACGCCATCGCGCTCGGCAGTCAGCAGGGGCTGCTCTGGAAGACGGTCGACAGCCGGCAGCTCCTCGACCTGACCGACCGGCTGGCCGACGAGCTGGCCCAACGTGGCATCCGCGAGGGGGACCGCGTCATCACCTGGCTCCCCAGCTCCTGGCAGACGCCGATCTACCTGTTCGCCTGCTGGAAGCTCGGCGCGATTGTCGTGCCGTTCGACCGCGAGATGAACCAGGACGCCGCGGCGCGCATCGTAGAGCGCGTCGAGCCGCGCCTGATCGTCGTGGACGGGCAGGAGCCGCCGGCCTGGGCGCCCGACGATCTGAGCGTGACGTGGTGGGAGCCGGGGTCGCGTGGCGGGACTGCCAGCGGGCCGTGGACCCAGCCCGCTGAGGCTCTGGCCGCGATCTTCTTCACCTCAGGGACGACGGGCAACCCCAAGGGCTGCATGATCTCGCACAGCAACCTCACCTCACAGCTGGTCGGGGCGGCGGACGTCATCCCGCTGGACACGGACTGTCGTCTGGCGAGCATCCTGCCGCTCTCGCACCTGTTCGAGATGACCTGCGGGATGCTCTACCCGATCTCGCGTGGCTCGGCCATCCACTACGTACCGAGCCGGCGCGGCCCGGACATCCTGCGGGTGCTCCAGGAGCAGGCCATCACCCACATGGTGGCCGTGCCACAATTATTGACGATCATGGGGCAGACGCTCGACGGGCAGCTCCGCGAGAAGCTGCCGGCGCCGGTCTACACCGCCCTCTTCAAGCTGGCGGATCGGCTGCCGTTCGGGGCGCGCCGCAAGCTCTTCTTTCCGATCCACAAGAAGATGGGCGGCTCGATGCGGCTGTTCGCGGCCGGCGGCGCGGCGCTCCCTGCCGAGACGCAGCGGCTCTGGGAGAAGATGGGTGTCCGGGTGGTGCAGGGGTACGGCACCAGCGAGTGCTCGCCGATCATCGCGGGGAGCCTGTCGGACGGCTCGACGCCCGTCGGCAGCGTCGGGCGGCCGTTGCGTGGCGTCAGCGTGCGCCTGACGCCCGAGGGTGAGCTGCAGGCGCACGGACCGAACGTGATGCGCGGCTACTGGAAAGACCCCGAGCGCACCGCCGAGGTGCTCCACGACGGCTGGTACTCGACGGGCGACCTCGCGCGGATCGACGAGCAGGGCAACATCTTCCTGGCCGGCCGCGCCAAGGAGCTGATCGTCCTGCCGTCCGGCCTGAACGTCTGGCCGGAGGATGTGGAGACGGCCCTCAAGGCCGACGCTGCCGTCAAGGACGCCGCGATCATCGGGGTGCCGACGGCGGGCGGCGGCATGGTGTTGCATGCGTATCTGATCCCCGCCAGCGAGGCCGAGCGCCAGCGCGACGTCTCCCCCATCGTGGCGGCGGCGAACGGTCGGCTGGCGCAGCATCAGCGCGTCGCGACGGCCTCCTGGTGGCCCGACCCCGACTTCCCGCGTACCTCGACGCTGAAGGTCCGGCGGCACCTGTTGCCCCTGCCGGAGGCGGTCCAGGCGACGGCCATCGACAGCACCCTGGCTGCCGACGACCCGGTCGGGCAGGCCGTGGCGACGGTCGCGAAGGTGCCCTCCGTCACGGACGCGCAGACGCTGGGCGAGCTTGGCCTGGACAGCCTGGCGATGCTCGACCTGGGGCTGGCGCTGGAGGACAAGACCGGCAAGGCCGTGGGCGAGTCCGATCTGACGCTCGACATGACGGTGGCGCAGGTCCGCGAGACGCTGGCGAAAGCGCCGCCGGTCGGGGCCGGCTCGGGCGGTGCACCGCGCCGCGGCTCCGAAAGGATCAACGCCAGCCAGCCGCTCTGGCCGTACACCTGGGGGCGCGTCTTCCGGGGGCTGCGCTTCCCACTGACGCTGGCCTACCGCACCTGGGTCACGAAGACGGTGGTGCTGGGCGAGGAGCACCTGACGGGCCTGCCACAGCGGCTGATCCTGGCCGGCACCCACCACGCCCACGCCGACGAGCCGCTGGTGCGCACCGCGTTGGCGAAGACCCCGGCCGCCGCCAGCCTGTCGAATCGGCTGGTGGTGGCGGCGCGCGCCAACGCTTTCGACACGATGCCCGGCCCGGCCGCGTGGTACGCCATCCTGGCGCTGGGCCTCTACCCGCTCCGTCAGTACGGCGAGCAGGACGTGAGTCTGCGGGTGCTGGCTCGGCTGGTGCAGGGTGGCAACCCGCTGCTGATCTTCCCGCAGGGCCGCCACACGCCGCCGTCCGAGGAGCGGGCTGGCCTCGCCAGTGCTGTGTTCAAGCCGGGCGTCGGGCATCTGGCGGCGGCGCTCGATGCGGCGGTGTTGCCGTTCGGGCTGGCCGGCACCGAGGGCGTGATGCCGGAGGACGAGCACCTGAAGCCGTGGTTCATGGTCGGGGACACCCCGATCCTGATCCGGAAGGGGCCATTGGCGATTGCGTTCGGAGCGCCCCTGCGCCTGGAGCCGGGCGAGTCGCCGGTCCACTTCACGCAGCGGCTCCAGGACGCGAGCTTCGCGCTGACCCGCCAGGCCGAGGCGGCGCTCAGCCGGTAG
- a CDS encoding PDZ domain-containing protein, whose amino-acid sequence MPRVFRLLAFLFLVTLGLPAVQPAVARASAVSALAAVEHASQATTPDLAQQGGAQPGPIVRQAYDLLLDRFVIPTKPGDILNGALNGAHFYLESKQVADPLAERPAFTGNRSEDWRLFLPAYAKMKAALGDKGPVEILDRAMVDGMARSFDEPHTYYLPPEIYRQQMAELQNRNRYSGVGIQMTQDLVITDVFEGSPAEAAGLMPGDQLVAVNGESIEGLTSADTSTRVRGENGTQVTLTVRRGSVAEPITKTMTRATISYDWIRAKILDGNIGYLQIRTFAVQDALPLFNQAMEKFAAADVRALIIDVRGNTGGVVATGEEILSRIMPQSKPIYRQVDRRGERTVSTWGDYWNRDIPIAVLTNGNSGSMSEIMAAALQENGFARIIGTKTAGAVAAAVPVEMVDGSGLFVTVQIINTPNGRVINKVGLEPDDVVELDPAQFRAGKDTQLEAGLAYVRSKLGG is encoded by the coding sequence GTGCCACGAGTCTTCCGGCTTCTTGCCTTCCTGTTCCTTGTCACCCTCGGGCTGCCGGCGGTGCAGCCGGCCGTTGCTCGGGCCAGCGCCGTCAGCGCCCTGGCAGCCGTCGAGCATGCGTCCCAGGCAACGACGCCGGACCTCGCGCAACAGGGCGGTGCGCAGCCCGGCCCGATTGTCCGCCAGGCGTACGACCTGCTGCTGGATCGGTTCGTGATCCCGACGAAGCCGGGCGACATCCTGAATGGTGCACTGAACGGCGCGCATTTTTACCTGGAGAGCAAGCAGGTCGCCGATCCGCTGGCCGAGCGGCCGGCGTTCACGGGCAATCGCAGCGAGGACTGGCGGCTGTTCCTGCCGGCCTACGCCAAAATGAAGGCGGCGCTGGGCGACAAGGGCCCGGTCGAGATTCTTGACCGCGCGATGGTGGACGGCATGGCGCGGTCGTTTGACGAGCCGCACACCTACTACCTCCCCCCAGAGATCTACCGGCAGCAGATGGCCGAGCTGCAGAACCGCAATCGGTACTCTGGCGTCGGCATCCAGATGACGCAGGATCTGGTCATCACGGACGTCTTCGAGGGCAGCCCGGCTGAGGCGGCCGGCCTGATGCCGGGCGATCAGCTCGTCGCGGTCAACGGCGAGTCGATTGAGGGTCTCACCTCGGCGGACACCAGCACGCGCGTGCGCGGAGAGAACGGGACGCAGGTCACGCTGACGGTCCGACGGGGCAGCGTGGCCGAGCCGATCACCAAGACGATGACGCGCGCCACGATCTCCTACGACTGGATCCGCGCGAAGATCCTCGACGGCAACATCGGCTACCTCCAGATCCGCACGTTCGCCGTGCAGGATGCGCTGCCGCTGTTCAACCAGGCGATGGAGAAGTTCGCAGCAGCGGACGTCCGCGCCCTGATCATCGACGTGCGCGGCAATACCGGCGGCGTCGTGGCGACCGGCGAAGAGATCCTGAGCCGGATCATGCCGCAGTCGAAGCCGATCTACCGACAGGTCGACCGGCGCGGCGAGCGGACCGTCTCGACCTGGGGCGACTACTGGAACCGCGACATCCCCATCGCCGTGCTCACGAACGGTAACAGCGGCTCGATGAGCGAGATCATGGCGGCGGCGCTTCAGGAGAACGGCTTCGCGCGGATCATCGGCACGAAGACGGCCGGCGCAGTCGCGGCGGCGGTGCCGGTCGAGATGGTGGACGGCTCCGGCCTCTTCGTGACGGTCCAGATCATCAACACGCCGAACGGCCGGGTGATCAACAAGGTCGGGCTGGAGCCGGATGACGTGGTCGAGCTGGACCCGGCCCAGTTCCGAGCCGGCAAGGACACGCAGCTCGAGGCCGGCCTCGCCTACGTGCGGTCCAAGCTCGGCGGCTGA
- a CDS encoding DUF4433 domain-containing protein: MAEQGARVPDRPKIYHITHVNNLERIVAAGVLWSDAERISQGMDCEVVGMSSIKARRLERLEVGCHPGTKVGEYVPFYFCPRSMMLYILHMGNHPELTYRGGQGPLVHLEADLHRVVAWADAAARRWAFSDGNAGAFYTRFYKDVRQLDQVNWQAVAAHNWQPPEIKEGKQAEFLMYELFPWRLVERIGVQNRTTATKALDAISAANHRPLVSVEVPWYY; the protein is encoded by the coding sequence ATGGCAGAACAGGGGGCACGAGTTCCAGATCGGCCGAAGATCTACCACATCACGCACGTCAACAATCTGGAGAGAATCGTGGCGGCGGGCGTGCTGTGGTCCGATGCGGAACGCATCTCGCAGGGGATGGACTGCGAGGTCGTCGGGATGTCGAGCATCAAGGCGCGTCGACTGGAGCGGTTAGAGGTCGGCTGCCATCCCGGGACGAAGGTGGGCGAGTACGTGCCGTTCTACTTCTGCCCACGCTCGATGATGCTGTATATCCTGCACATGGGCAACCACCCTGAGTTGACCTACCGTGGTGGGCAGGGGCCGCTGGTCCATCTGGAGGCAGACCTGCACAGGGTGGTGGCCTGGGCTGATGCAGCCGCCCGCCGGTGGGCGTTCAGCGATGGGAATGCTGGGGCATTCTATACCCGGTTCTACAAGGACGTGCGACAGCTCGATCAGGTGAACTGGCAGGCCGTTGCCGCGCACAATTGGCAGCCGCCAGAGATCAAGGAAGGCAAGCAGGCCGAGTTCCTGATGTACGAGCTGTTTCCGTGGCGCCTGGTGGAGCGGATCGGCGTTCAGAACCGGACAACGGCGACAAAGGCGCTCGATGCAATCTCGGCGGCGAACCATCGACCGCTGGTGAGCGTTGAAGTACCATGGTACTACTAG
- a CDS encoding pyridoxamine 5'-phosphate oxidase family protein, translated as MFQHVISTEAELRDLMGQASEGAIKKETTYLTPECIAYIERSPFVLLATSSTDGRCDVSPKGDPNGFVKVLDERHLVIPDRPGNKRFDGLRNLLENPQIGLIFLVPGRHETLRVNGRASITNDPDLLDSMKVQGKRPWFGIGVEVEECFLHCGKAFLRSQLWEPAAWPDLATVPTGGALLSGTRRGVGMTAEQIEQGLKDAYTVTMY; from the coding sequence ATGTTCCAGCACGTCATCAGCACCGAGGCAGAGCTGCGCGATCTGATGGGCCAGGCGAGCGAGGGCGCGATCAAGAAGGAGACGACCTACCTGACGCCGGAGTGCATCGCCTACATCGAGCGTTCGCCGTTTGTGCTGCTGGCAACCTCCAGCACCGATGGCCGCTGCGACGTCTCGCCGAAGGGCGATCCGAACGGATTCGTCAAGGTGCTGGACGAGCGGCATCTGGTGATCCCGGATCGGCCGGGCAACAAGCGGTTCGACGGGCTGCGGAACCTGCTGGAGAATCCGCAGATCGGGTTGATCTTCCTGGTGCCGGGCCGCCACGAGACGCTACGGGTGAACGGCCGGGCCAGCATCACCAACGATCCTGACCTGCTGGACTCGATGAAGGTGCAGGGCAAGCGGCCCTGGTTCGGCATCGGGGTCGAGGTCGAGGAGTGCTTCCTGCACTGCGGGAAGGCGTTCCTGCGCTCGCAGCTGTGGGAGCCGGCCGCCTGGCCGGATCTGGCGACGGTCCCGACCGGCGGCGCGCTGCTGAGCGGGACACGGCGGGGCGTGGGGATGACGGCGGAGCAGATCGAGCAGGGGCTGAAGGATGCCTACACGGTGACGATGTACTGA